Proteins encoded within one genomic window of Acidimicrobiales bacterium:
- a CDS encoding glucose 1-dehydrogenase, with amino-acid sequence MGGRLDGKVALISGGARGQGATEAELFVSEGARVVIGDVLDDEGKATAERIGEACRYVHLDVTSEEDWQAALQFTVDEFGAPDILVNNAGIFIIRPIAMTSLEDFQRVQNINTTGVFLGIKTVGPAMCEAGRGSIINISSVAGLKGTAGTIAYTASKWAVRGMTKTAANEYAAFGVRVNSVHPGIIDTPMAAEFKDLGVMDAVRQVIPMGQETGPETVAKLVLFLASDDSFYSTGSEFVVDGGMVAR; translated from the coding sequence ATGGGGGGACGGCTCGACGGCAAGGTGGCGCTGATCTCGGGTGGCGCCCGCGGTCAAGGAGCGACCGAGGCGGAACTGTTCGTAAGCGAGGGCGCCCGCGTCGTCATCGGCGACGTGCTCGACGACGAGGGCAAGGCCACGGCGGAGCGCATCGGCGAGGCGTGCCGCTACGTGCACCTCGACGTCACCTCCGAAGAGGACTGGCAGGCGGCCCTGCAGTTCACCGTCGACGAGTTCGGCGCGCCCGACATCCTCGTGAACAACGCCGGCATCTTCATCATTCGCCCGATCGCGATGACGTCGCTCGAGGACTTCCAGCGCGTGCAGAACATCAACACCACGGGCGTGTTCCTCGGGATCAAGACGGTCGGCCCGGCGATGTGCGAGGCGGGCCGCGGCTCGATCATCAACATCTCGTCGGTGGCGGGCCTCAAGGGCACCGCCGGCACGATCGCCTACACCGCGTCGAAGTGGGCGGTGCGCGGCATGACCAAGACCGCGGCCAACGAATACGCGGCGTTCGGCGTGCGGGTGAACTCGGTCCACCCCGGCATCATCGACACGCCGATGGCGGCCGAGTTCAAAGACCTCGGCGTGATGGACGCCGTGCGCCAAGTCATCCCGATGGGTCAGGAAACCGGGCCGGAGACGGTCGCCAAGCTCGTGCTGTTCCTGGCGTCGGATGACTCGTTCTACTCAACCGGTTCTGAATTCGTTGTCGACGGAGGGATGGTCGCCCGATGA
- a CDS encoding ferredoxin gives MKVVVDFDICQSNAVCMEIAPKVFEVRDDGYLYVLIEEPPESMRAEVEEAAERCPTGAITIEG, from the coding sequence ATGAAGGTCGTTGTCGATTTCGACATCTGCCAGTCCAACGCGGTCTGCATGGAGATCGCCCCGAAGGTGTTCGAGGTCCGCGACGACGGCTACCTCTACGTCCTGATCGAAGAACCGCCGGAATCGATGCGCGCCGAGGTCGAGGAAGCGGCCGAGCGCTGCCCGACCGGCGCCATCACCATCGAGGGCTAG
- a CDS encoding MFS transporter — translation MPDGLWAPARRAVTVGLILLVTLVAFEALAVNTALPAAAKELGSVGLYGWVFAAFMLSMVASIAISGRAIDERGLYFVLTVGAPLFCAGLLICATAPSMIVLVGGRIVQGLGAGAVSSVANVAIGRAYPPRLRAAMLAVMSSSWVVPGLVGPGASALVTTAFGWRWVFAGLIPLVAVASGLTLPALRPFVPTAESIAHAATRRVADPLFVAVGFACVIGGLTNAHDLWPLAFTAVGFAVAGPALYRLSPAGTFRLAAGAPAAIALNAVINFAFFSTDAFVPLAVTRVRHRSVGFAGLALTLGAISWTVGAWLTARLNETVSATTRVRAGFVFVLGGIVLVLLGLRPDVPIVIFPGAWIVAGLGMGLGYQGVALIVLNAGAADEGDDDTGPAGTTIAARQIFDTLGTATGTGVAGAIVAIATAGHHSTKGALSVTFGVMIAVAVVGFALSSRVDA, via the coding sequence GTGCCCGACGGCCTGTGGGCTCCGGCCCGACGGGCCGTCACCGTCGGGCTGATCCTCCTCGTCACGCTGGTCGCCTTCGAGGCGCTGGCGGTCAACACCGCGCTGCCCGCCGCCGCGAAGGAACTCGGCAGCGTCGGCCTCTACGGCTGGGTGTTCGCCGCGTTCATGCTGTCGATGGTGGCGAGCATCGCCATCTCCGGGCGTGCCATCGACGAGCGCGGGCTGTACTTCGTGCTCACCGTCGGCGCGCCGCTGTTCTGCGCCGGCCTGCTGATCTGCGCCACGGCGCCGTCGATGATCGTGCTCGTCGGCGGGCGCATCGTGCAGGGCCTCGGCGCCGGCGCCGTGTCGTCGGTGGCCAACGTCGCCATCGGGCGCGCTTATCCCCCGCGTCTGCGCGCCGCCATGTTGGCGGTGATGTCGAGTTCGTGGGTCGTGCCGGGACTCGTCGGACCCGGCGCCTCGGCGTTGGTGACGACGGCGTTCGGCTGGCGCTGGGTGTTCGCCGGGCTGATCCCGCTTGTCGCCGTCGCCAGCGGCCTGACGCTTCCGGCGCTGCGCCCGTTCGTGCCTACCGCGGAGTCGATCGCCCACGCGGCAACGCGGCGAGTGGCCGATCCGCTGTTCGTCGCCGTCGGCTTTGCCTGCGTCATCGGCGGGCTCACCAATGCCCACGACCTCTGGCCGCTCGCCTTCACCGCCGTCGGCTTCGCCGTCGCCGGGCCGGCGCTGTACCGGCTCAGCCCGGCGGGCACATTCCGTCTCGCGGCGGGCGCGCCCGCCGCCATCGCGCTCAATGCCGTCATCAATTTCGCGTTCTTCTCGACCGATGCCTTCGTGCCGCTGGCTGTCACCCGCGTCCGCCACCGCTCGGTCGGATTCGCCGGGTTGGCGCTCACCCTCGGGGCGATCTCGTGGACGGTCGGTGCGTGGCTCACGGCTCGTCTCAACGAGACCGTGTCGGCGACGACGCGGGTCCGCGCCGGGTTTGTGTTCGTGCTCGGCGGGATCGTGCTCGTGCTGCTCGGGTTGCGCCCGGACGTCCCGATCGTGATCTTCCCCGGCGCCTGGATCGTCGCCGGCCTTGGAATGGGCCTGGGCTACCAAGGTGTTGCCCTCATCGTGCTCAACGCGGGCGCGGCCGACGAGGGCGATGACGACACCGGCCCGGCCGGCACCACCATCGCGGCCCGCCAGATCTTCGACACCCTCGGCACGGCGACAGGCACCGGCGTCGCCGGCGCGATCGTGGCCATCGCGACGGCCGGGCATCATTCGACCAAGGGCGCGTTGTCGGTGACCTTCGGCGTGATGATCGCCGTCGCCGTGGTCGGATTCGCGTTGTCGTCGCGGGTCGACGCATGA
- a CDS encoding MFS transporter translates to MKLPASLAPMRHRDFAIVWAAGFVSNAGSWMQTVAVGAFVTARTGQASWAGLAAAAAFLPIGLLAPIGGALADRFDRRIFVMIASIFEAVMATLLAWMAATGRAHPGSVTVVVFVAGCIGALRLPFQQAMILDLVERDEFLAAASLGSAQYNFGRVFGPSLAAVVIAVWGYSWAFTVNAVSFFAVVAAMAVIRLPHIRSLDGTRLWERIRIGARATRANPGARAAITLMAVVAFLVSPFIALIPARAYQLAPHNAGRVAAITGWLTTAQGIGAVIGALAIAPLAARFGRRRMLLLNVVATPLALIAYAAVPSEAAAVALLGLVGALYIGVLSGLQNVVSLWAPVELRGRILSLYLVALGAIYPIGGLFQGWIADKIGLTETTTAGALALVAIVAVWRATRPTILHPLTDPDELGIDPENFASV, encoded by the coding sequence ATGAAGCTGCCGGCGTCGCTGGCGCCGATGCGCCATCGCGACTTCGCCATCGTGTGGGCCGCCGGCTTCGTCTCCAACGCCGGCAGCTGGATGCAGACGGTCGCCGTCGGCGCCTTCGTCACGGCGCGCACCGGGCAGGCGTCGTGGGCCGGACTCGCGGCGGCGGCCGCCTTCCTCCCGATCGGGCTGCTGGCGCCGATCGGCGGCGCCCTCGCCGACCGCTTCGACCGGCGCATCTTCGTGATGATCGCCAGCATCTTCGAGGCCGTCATGGCGACGTTGCTGGCGTGGATGGCGGCGACCGGGCGCGCCCACCCGGGATCGGTGACCGTGGTCGTGTTCGTCGCCGGGTGCATCGGCGCGCTGCGCCTCCCGTTCCAGCAGGCGATGATCCTCGACCTCGTCGAGCGCGACGAGTTCCTCGCGGCGGCCAGCCTCGGCTCGGCCCAGTACAACTTCGGGCGGGTCTTCGGCCCGTCGCTCGCGGCCGTGGTGATCGCAGTGTGGGGCTACAGCTGGGCCTTCACCGTCAACGCCGTCAGCTTCTTCGCCGTTGTGGCGGCAATGGCCGTCATCCGGCTCCCCCACATCCGCTCACTCGACGGCACCCGGCTGTGGGAGCGCATTCGCATCGGCGCGCGGGCCACGCGCGCCAACCCGGGAGCGCGGGCCGCCATCACGTTGATGGCGGTGGTGGCGTTCCTGGTGTCGCCGTTCATCGCGCTCATCCCGGCGCGCGCGTATCAACTTGCACCCCACAACGCCGGTCGCGTCGCCGCCATCACCGGCTGGCTCACGACCGCGCAAGGCATCGGCGCGGTAATTGGTGCCCTCGCCATCGCACCTTTGGCGGCGCGCTTCGGTCGGCGTCGCATGCTGCTGCTCAACGTCGTGGCCACGCCGCTGGCGTTGATCGCCTACGCGGCGGTGCCGAGCGAGGCGGCGGCCGTCGCCCTCCTCGGCCTAGTCGGCGCGCTCTACATCGGCGTGCTCTCGGGGTTACAGAACGTGGTGTCGCTGTGGGCGCCCGTCGAACTGCGCGGCCGCATCCTCAGCCTGTACCTCGTCGCCCTCGGTGCCATCTACCCGATCGGCGGCCTGTTCCAGGGCTGGATCGCCGACAAGATCGGGCTCACCGAGACAACGACGGCGGGCGCGTTGGCCCTTGTCGCCATCGTCGCGGTGTGGCGCGCCACGCGGCCGACAATCCTCCACCCGCTGACCGATCCGGACGAATTGGGCATCGATCCGGAAAATTTCGCCTCCGTCTGA